Sequence from the Flavobacterium sp. J372 genome:
GCTGGTGATACTCAACGATAATTCCATTGGCATTGACCCGAGCGTTGGCGCACTCAAGCATTATCTCACAGAGGTAAAAGCAGGCCGTAATCCGCGCCAAAACAACATGATACGCTCGCTGAATTTCAATTATAGCGGACCTATTGATGGCCATAATCTTGAAGTTCTGGTTGCCGAACTTAATCGGCAGAAATCACTGAAAGGCCCACGTTTCCTGCACATTGTTACAACCAAAGGCAAAGGCATGAAACTGGCTGAGGAAGACCAGGTGAAGTACCACGCCCCGGGTAAATTTAACCGCGAGACTGGTGAAGTTTTGCCGGTTAAAAACGAAGGGCTTCCGCCCAAATACCAAGATGTTTTCGGGTTAACCCTGGTTGAGTTGGCGCAGCAAAATGATAAAATCATCGGGATTACGCCGGCCATGCCATCGGGCTCGTCTATGAAATTTATGATGGAGGCTTTCCCGGATCGTGCCATTGACGTTGGCATTGCCGAGCAGCACGCCGTAACCCTCTCCGCAGGCCTTGCCAGCCAAGGAATGACGGTGTTTTGCAACATCTACTCAACCTTCCTGCAACGGGCATATGACCAGGTTATTCACGATGTGGCTTTGCAAAATTTGCCTGTTATTTTCTGCCTTGACCGCGCCGGGCTGGTTGGCGAAGACGGCGCTACACATCACGGTGTTTTTGATATTGCCTACCTCAGCTGTATACCTAACCTTATCATTTATGCACCGCGAAATGAGTCTGATTTACGAAACATTTTATATACCGCCCAGCTTGGGCTGCCCCACCCCATTGCTATTCGCTACCCGCGTGGCCGTGCAGAAAACGCCGACTGGCTGAAGCCGTTTGAACGCATTGAAATAGGTAAGGCACAACAGCTGAAGTCCGGTAGTGAAGCTGCGATTTTAAGCACGGGTACAATCGGCAACAATGTTACCAAAGCGCTTGCAAATAGTAGTAGCGCTGATAAGTTTTCGCATTATGATTTTGGGTTTATAAAGCCGCTTGATGAAGAGCTCTTACATAAGATTTTTGCAGAATTCAAATCCATCATTACTATTGAAGACGGTACCGTTATCGGCGGTTTCGGCAGCAGCATTACGGCCTTTGCTGCAAAGCATAACTACAGAGCTGCTATCAGGGTTTTAGGGATTCCGGACAACTTCATTGAACACGGAACAGTAACCGAACTGCAACAAATTTGCGGTATAGACGTTAAATCACTTACCGATATTTTTTCGGCTTACTAAAATTACCGACTTTTGCACCGAATTAAAACCGTTTCCCGATGAAGTTCAGGGTATACCTCACTACAGTAGTGTTTTTGGCGTTTTTTTCTCAATTGAAAGCACAGGTGCTTATTACTACAACCCTGCCTGATACCATTACTTACTGGACGAAAACCAATACCGTGGGCCTTGACATAAACCAGGTAGCTTTTGTTAACTGGAGCGTAGGTGGTAATAATTCGGTTGCCGGGCTTGCCAAAGGCGCTTTCATCAGGAAATACACCAAAGGCAACCTCAACTGGAATAATGAGCTAATACTGAAATATGGGCTTAACAGTCAGGAAGGGCGTGAGATGCGAAAGACAGACGACCAGATACAAATGAACTCGACCTTCGGCTACCGCACAGACACGATATCTAACTGGTACTACAGTTCAAAATTTACTTTTAATACCCAGTTTGCCAACGGTTATGCCTACCCTAATACCGATATTGAAATCTCTGCCCCATTTGCACCTGCTTATATTTTCCTGGGTGTTGGTACAGAGTACATCCGCAAAGACCTTGGGCTTACTGCTTATTTCTCGCCTCTTACTGAAAAGACTACTTTAGTCCTGAACCAGATGCTTGCAGATAAAGGTGCATTTGGGGTTGATGGTGCCATTTATGACAGTGAGAGCAATAAATTACGAGACGGCAAAAAGTCGCGTACTGAAGTTGGTATACTTGTAACCAACCAGATAAAGCGCCCAGTAGCTAAAAACATAAAAATGGATCACCGTATAAGTTTCTACAGCGATTACCTGAACAATTTCGGGAATATTGATGTAGACTGGCAGCTGTCGCTTGATATGACCGTAAATGAATATGTGAAGGCCAACATAGGCACCCA
This genomic interval carries:
- a CDS encoding 1-deoxy-D-xylulose-5-phosphate synthase, yielding MPGKILSNINSPKDIKQLSISELHQLSHELREFIIDVVSVKEGHLGASLGVVELTVALHYVFDTPNDLLIWDVGHQAYGHKILTGRRDSFDTNRQLGGISGFPKRDESEYDAFGTGHSSTSISAALGMALASKLKGDSEKVHIAVIGDASIASGMAFEALNHAGMTDANLLVILNDNSIGIDPSVGALKHYLTEVKAGRNPRQNNMIRSLNFNYSGPIDGHNLEVLVAELNRQKSLKGPRFLHIVTTKGKGMKLAEEDQVKYHAPGKFNRETGEVLPVKNEGLPPKYQDVFGLTLVELAQQNDKIIGITPAMPSGSSMKFMMEAFPDRAIDVGIAEQHAVTLSAGLASQGMTVFCNIYSTFLQRAYDQVIHDVALQNLPVIFCLDRAGLVGEDGATHHGVFDIAYLSCIPNLIIYAPRNESDLRNILYTAQLGLPHPIAIRYPRGRAENADWLKPFERIEIGKAQQLKSGSEAAILSTGTIGNNVTKALANSSSADKFSHYDFGFIKPLDEELLHKIFAEFKSIITIEDGTVIGGFGSSITAFAAKHNYRAAIRVLGIPDNFIEHGTVTELQQICGIDVKSLTDIFSAY
- a CDS encoding DUF3078 domain-containing protein, whose product is MKFRVYLTTVVFLAFFSQLKAQVLITTTLPDTITYWTKTNTVGLDINQVAFVNWSVGGNNSVAGLAKGAFIRKYTKGNLNWNNELILKYGLNSQEGREMRKTDDQIQMNSTFGYRTDTISNWYYSSKFTFNTQFANGYAYPNTDIEISAPFAPAYIFLGVGTEYIRKDLGLTAYFSPLTEKTTLVLNQMLADKGAFGVDGAIYDSESNKLRDGKKSRTEVGILVTNQIKRPVAKNIKMDHRISFYSDYLNNFGNIDVDWQLSLDMTVNEYVKANIGTHIIYDDDIKATEERDGGVVTVGPKLQLKQILGLGLSYTF